The genomic DNA GGCGGTGATCCGGATGATCGCGCCCAGAAACTGCACCTCTGTGATGCGGCCGGTCAAGGTGACGTCACCCGGTTGACCGGCGCCCAGCGTCGCGGATTCGGGGCGCATGGCCAAGGCCACCGGTGCACCCGCTGCAGCCTTGACCGGCCGGTTCAGCACGACCTGCGTGTCGCCCAGACTGACGGTGCCGGTGGCGGGATCGGTCAGGGTGGCGTCAAAGGTGTTCAGCGTGCCGACGAAGCCAGCGACAAAGCGCGTGGCGGGGTTGTTGTAGATCTCGAACGGGGTGCCGATCTGGTCGGCGCGGCCTTGGGTCATAACGACGACGCGGTCGGACATCGACAGCGCCTCTTCCTGATCGTGGGTGACGAAGATCGTGGTGATGCCAAGGCGTTGCTGGATCCCGCGAATCTCGCGCCGCAGGCTGGCGCGGATCTTGGCGTCGAGCGCGGACAGGGGTTCGTCCAGCAGCAGCACCTTGGGCCGCACCGCCAGCGCGCGGGCGAGGGCCACGCGCTGCTGCTGACCGCCCGAAAGCTGGAAAGGGTAGCGCGCGCCAAGGTCGGCGAGGCCGATCAGGGTCAGCATTTCCGTAACCCGGTCGGCGGTTTCTTTCCTGTCGATGCCTGCGACTTTCAGGCCGAAGGCCACGTTCTGCGCGACCGTCAGGTTTGGAAAGAGTGCATAGGCCTGAAACACCATGCCAA from Loktanella sp. M215 includes the following:
- a CDS encoding ABC transporter ATP-binding protein; protein product: MAFLELAHLDKSFGANHVVKDFNLSIEKGEFVSLLGPSGCGKTTVLRMVGGFEDPTAGSISIDGQDVTRLKSNQRNIGMVFQAYALFPNLTVAQNVAFGLKVAGIDRKETADRVTEMLTLIGLADLGARYPFQLSGGQQQRVALARALAVRPKVLLLDEPLSALDAKIRASLRREIRGIQQRLGITTIFVTHDQEEALSMSDRVVVMTQGRADQIGTPFEIYNNPATRFVAGFVGTLNTFDATLTDPATGTVSLGDTQVVLNRPVKAAAGAPVALAMRPESATLGAGQPGDVTLTGRITEVQFLGAIIRITADLGKQSLTLDTFNRSETPPPAVGSDVTISLPHSGMVVLAD